In a genomic window of Drosophila takahashii strain IR98-3 E-12201 chromosome 3L, DtakHiC1v2, whole genome shotgun sequence:
- the LOC108069751 gene encoding uncharacterized protein, with translation MPRRRRPRCKVNPSIALRKKNQENASSRQKVEPPRPPPPPDPPSEEPPEIASTSSIDSGVELDYKLFPELYDRQPAVPTFADVFGQPSYGLVLQGPEVATSSTTASHAVGIRSTADGKFTNIPSTMLGDRFGITGLLAAMRTTHTDPAATQLVFGEDLTTYGLDLAAQGDIYVHFNGPLTREPPDRSSMNCALELGMRAMRDAIDRYPPKAPSWDPFVPETHNLGLLDGQDGIKVTVPDTTNQVQDPQQNLEGNHES, from the coding sequence ATGCCCCGGCGACGTCGTCCACGTTGCAAGGTGAATCCCTCGATAGCGCTGAGGAAGAAGAACCAGGAGAATGCCTCCAGTCGCCAGAAAGTGGAgccgccacgcccaccgcccccgCCGGATCCACCCAGCGAAGAGCCACCGGAAATTGCCTCCACTTCGAGCATAGATTCTGGAGTCGAGTTGGATTACAAACTCTTCCCGGAACTCTACGATCGCCAGCCGGCGGTGCCCACGTTTGCGGATGTTTTCGGTCAACCCTCTTACGGATTGGTTTTGCAGGGACCGGAAGTGGCCACTTCCTCCACAACGGCGTCGCATGCGGTGGGAATCCGTAGTACGGCCGATGGAAAATTCACCAATATTCCTTCGACCATGCTGGGCGATCGCTTCGGGATCACCGGACTGCTGGCTGCCATGAGAACTACGCACACGGATCCCGCGGCCACGCAGCTGGTCTTCGGCGAGGATCTGACTACCTACGGCCTGGATTTGGCTGCCCAGGGCGACATCTATGTGCACTTCAACGGACCCCTCACCCGCGAGCCACCGGACAGGAGCTCCATGAACTGCGCCCTCGAGCTGGGGATGCGCGCCATGCGGGATGCGATAGACCGGTATCCGCCCAAGGCTCCCAGTTGGGATCCCTTCGTGCCGGAGACCCATAACCTGGGTCTTTTGGATGGTCAGGACGGCATTAAGGTTACCGTCCCGGATACAACCAATCAAGTGCAAGATCCGCAACAGAATCTAGAAGGAAATCACGAAAGCTAA
- the LOC123003437 gene encoding uncharacterized protein → MALLLVHLRRLILLLTVVYLSGAVFRRLLTERHHSHILQGNGYIAFGRLRGGGGSKEPYHFQWWAYIYTCYAYAVLVNYVSMRRLTNLIEFFLN, encoded by the coding sequence atggcCCTGCTGCTGGTGCATCTGCGTCGCCTCATTTTGCTGCTGACCGTCGTCTACCTGAGCGGAGCGGTATTCCGCCGCCTTCTCACCGAGCGGCACCACTCCCACATCCTGCAGGGAAATGGATACATAGCCTTTGGTCGTCttcgaggaggcggaggatccAAGGAGCCCTACCATTTCCAGTGGTGGGCCTACATCTACACCTGCTATGCATACGCCGTTCTGGTCAACTACGTTAGCATGCGCCGGCTGACCAATCTCATTGAGTTCTTTTTGAACTGA